In Nitratiruptor sp. YY09-18, a single window of DNA contains:
- a CDS encoding gamma carbonic anhydrase family protein — translation MLLHYKKWFPKFGKDSWVAPGATVIGNVTCGEDVSIWFGCVIRGDVHSIKIGDRTNIQDLTMIHVTHYKKPDMSDGYPTIIGNDVTIGHRVMLHGCTIEDACLIGMNATILDGAVIGKESIVGAGALVTGGKNFPPRSLILGSPAKVVRQLTDQEVEELYASATRYVAFKNEYINSIR, via the coding sequence ATGCTATTGCATTATAAAAAATGGTTTCCAAAATTTGGAAAAGATTCATGGGTAGCACCTGGCGCTACCGTTATAGGTAATGTGACCTGTGGTGAGGATGTCTCTATATGGTTTGGTTGCGTTATCCGTGGTGATGTCCACTCTATCAAAATAGGTGATCGTACCAACATCCAAGATCTTACGATGATACATGTAACACACTACAAAAAACCTGATATGAGTGATGGATATCCTACAATCATAGGAAATGATGTGACAATTGGCCATAGAGTAATGCTCCATGGGTGTACTATAGAAGATGCCTGTCTCATTGGTATGAATGCCACCATTCTTGATGGTGCGGTAATTGGCAAAGAGTCTATTGTAGGTGCTGGAGCTCTTGTTACTGGTGGCAAAAACTTCCCTCCTCGATCTCTCATTCTCGGCTCACCTGCAAAAGTTGTACGCCAACTTACAGACCAAGAGGTAGAAGAACTCTACGCAAGTGCTACAAGATATGTAGCTTTTAAAAACGAATATATTAATAGTATAAGGTAG
- a CDS encoding RNA degradosome polyphosphate kinase, whose protein sequence is MNLKDPKLYINRELSWLKFNTRVLEEAQDKTNPLLERLKFIAIYGTNLDEFYMIRVAGLKKLFKYRIRVTGPDKMTPLQQLKAIREYLHKEKVTLHETYFEIVAALEKEGLKITSYDELDSNTKKQINDYFYNNLYPVIVPIAVDATHPFPHLNNLSFALALKLIDSADPHEVKFGLVRIPRVLPRFVQIENTYIPIETIVQAHLTALFPGYKIVASTPFRVTRNADIEIEEEEADDFMELLEEGLKLRRKGEIVRLEIGEGADEDLINFLIEHLNVDPEDIYSYKIPINLGALWEIVNNKNFAHLLFEPFTPKILPPLDTADSIMSVIEHENVMLYHPYESFDPVVRFIKEASKDPEVLAIRMTLYRVGKNSPIVRALINAAESGKQVTAMVELKARFDEENNLIWAKELEKAGAHVIFGIPGFKVHAKIAQVIKKDGDRLKQFVHLATGNYNPTTARIYTDVSYFTSQKEFTEDATRFFHFLTGFSKKTKLNTLYMSPFQIKSKLLQLIDEERKKGSQGHIIAKMNSLVDPDVIVALYKASMAEVKIELIVRGICCLRPGIKGVSENIHVISIVGKYLEHARIFYFKHSSPNIFISSADWMPRNLERRIELMSPIYDEEIADKLYEILQIQLKDNVKARELLPNGEYQKVKPEPNRPKINSQLIMEEYVKLLYNSHHKNTTNKAKRLARRLLKES, encoded by the coding sequence ATGAATCTCAAAGACCCAAAACTCTATATCAACAGAGAGCTCTCTTGGCTCAAATTCAATACACGCGTTTTAGAAGAAGCACAAGATAAAACCAATCCTTTGCTTGAACGCCTCAAATTCATTGCAATTTATGGAACAAATCTTGATGAATTTTATATGATTCGCGTTGCAGGGCTCAAAAAACTCTTCAAATACCGCATTCGTGTAACCGGTCCTGACAAAATGACACCTCTACAGCAACTCAAAGCCATACGTGAGTATCTTCACAAAGAAAAAGTCACTCTCCATGAGACATATTTTGAAATTGTTGCTGCCCTTGAAAAAGAGGGACTCAAAATTACCTCTTATGATGAACTTGATAGCAATACCAAAAAACAGATCAACGACTACTTTTATAATAATCTCTACCCTGTTATAGTTCCTATTGCAGTGGATGCTACACATCCTTTTCCACACCTTAACAACCTCAGCTTTGCACTTGCTCTAAAACTTATTGATAGTGCCGATCCGCATGAAGTAAAGTTTGGTTTAGTGAGAATCCCTCGTGTACTTCCGCGATTTGTACAGATCGAAAATACATATATTCCGATTGAAACAATTGTTCAGGCACATCTTACCGCCCTCTTCCCCGGCTATAAAATCGTCGCAAGTACACCTTTTCGTGTCACACGTAATGCTGATATAGAAATCGAAGAGGAAGAAGCAGATGATTTTATGGAACTTTTAGAAGAGGGACTGAAACTAAGACGCAAAGGTGAAATTGTACGTCTTGAAATTGGCGAGGGTGCAGATGAAGATCTCATAAATTTCCTCATTGAACACCTCAATGTAGACCCAGAAGATATATACAGTTACAAAATCCCTATCAATCTTGGTGCTTTATGGGAGATTGTGAACAACAAAAACTTTGCTCATCTACTCTTTGAGCCTTTTACTCCAAAAATCTTACCGCCACTTGATACTGCAGATTCCATTATGTCAGTTATAGAGCATGAAAATGTGATGCTCTATCATCCATATGAGAGTTTTGATCCGGTAGTGAGATTCATCAAAGAGGCTAGCAAAGATCCAGAAGTGCTTGCGATTCGTATGACACTCTACCGTGTTGGTAAGAACTCCCCCATTGTACGTGCTCTCATCAATGCAGCTGAGAGTGGTAAACAGGTTACTGCAATGGTTGAACTCAAGGCTCGCTTTGATGAAGAGAATAACCTCATTTGGGCAAAGGAGCTCGAAAAAGCAGGGGCCCATGTAATATTTGGAATCCCTGGATTTAAAGTCCATGCAAAGATTGCGCAAGTGATCAAAAAGGATGGCGACAGACTCAAACAATTTGTCCATCTCGCTACGGGAAATTACAACCCTACGACAGCACGCATCTATACAGATGTATCTTATTTTACATCTCAAAAAGAGTTTACAGAAGATGCTACAAGATTTTTCCATTTCCTCACAGGATTTAGTAAAAAAACTAAACTTAACACCCTCTATATGTCGCCATTCCAAATAAAATCAAAACTCTTACAATTGATTGATGAAGAGCGCAAAAAGGGATCACAGGGACACATAATTGCTAAGATGAACTCACTTGTAGACCCTGATGTGATAGTAGCCTTGTATAAAGCTAGTATGGCAGAAGTAAAGATCGAACTGATTGTGAGAGGTATTTGCTGCTTGCGTCCAGGTATAAAAGGGGTAAGTGAAAATATCCACGTCATATCGATTGTTGGCAAATATCTTGAACATGCACGAATCTTTTACTTCAAGCACTCTTCTCCAAATATCTTCATCTCTAGTGCAGACTGGATGCCAAGAAATCTCGAACGACGCATAGAGCTTATGTCACCAATATATGATGAGGAGATAGCCGATAAACTCTACGAAATACTCCAAATTCAACTCAAAGACAATGTCAAGGCCAGAGAACTTCTGCCAAATGGAGAATATCAAAAAGTAAAACCAGAACCAAACAGACCAAAAATCAATTCACAACTAATTATGGAAGAGTATGTGAAGCTTTTGTATAACTCCCACCACAAAAATACAACAAACAAAGCAAAACGGTTAGCCCGTAGATTACTCAAGGAGAGCTGA
- a CDS encoding carbonic anhydrase, whose translation MHIKKFIQNYQEFKKIHFKKYEKLFEELAAKGQSPKTLFIGCSDSRVVPDLITGAKPGDLFVFRNIGNFVPPFKPDNDFHATASAIEYAVSVLNVSDIIICGHSHCGACESLYKDIPQTVELIHIKKWLEIGEPAKRIAIDTVGIDDKELLLRTTEKASILVQLQNLLTYPAVKKRVEAHELFLHGWYYKIESSEIEYFDEEVGDFKPIEP comes from the coding sequence ATGCATATCAAAAAGTTTATTCAAAATTATCAGGAATTCAAAAAGATACACTTCAAAAAATATGAAAAGCTTTTTGAGGAGTTAGCTGCAAAAGGGCAAAGCCCAAAAACCCTCTTTATTGGATGTAGTGATTCACGTGTCGTTCCAGATCTCATTACAGGTGCAAAGCCTGGAGATCTTTTCGTTTTTCGTAATATTGGCAATTTTGTTCCGCCTTTCAAGCCAGATAATGACTTCCATGCTACAGCAAGTGCTATTGAGTATGCAGTAAGTGTTTTAAACGTAAGTGATATTATTATATGTGGGCATAGCCATTGTGGCGCTTGTGAAAGTCTCTATAAAGATATCCCTCAAACAGTAGAGCTAATACATATAAAAAAGTGGCTTGAAATTGGTGAGCCTGCTAAACGTATTGCTATAGATACGGTAGGGATAGATGATAAAGAGCTCTTATTGCGAACGACAGAGAAGGCATCGATCCTTGTGCAACTCCAAAATCTCCTAACATACCCGGCAGTGAAGAAGAGAGTAGAAGCTCATGAGCTTTTTTTGCATGGATGGTATTATAAGATTGAATCAAGTGAGATAGAGTATTTTGATGAAGAGGTGGGAGATTTCAAGCCTATAGAGCCTTGA
- the uvrB gene encoding excinuclease ABC subunit UvrB: MAKFQMVTDMQPAGDQPQAIEKLTLSIKDGNRYQTLLGVTGSGKTYTMAKIIENLQMPTLIMTHNKTLAAQLYSEFKHFFPKNHVEYFISYYDYYQPEAYLPRQDLFIEKDSSINDELERLRLSATASLLEYDDVIVVASVSANYGLGNPHEYRKMVFRFEVGNEIGQRELLFRLLEMGYKRNDKFFDRGDFRVRGDVVDIYPAYFEDKAVRVEFFGDEIESIYTFDPLTNERIDDIDSFTLYSASQFIVGQNRLAEAIKSIEKELEERLKFFKKEEKLLEYQRLKQRTEFDLEMLETTGTCKGIENYSRHLTGKKPGETPYSLLDYFEAMGKPYLVIVDESHVSLPQFRGMYAGDRSRKEVLVEYGFRLPSALDNRPLKFDEFINKAPHYLFVSATPGELELQLSATVAHQIIRPTGLLDPLVEVAPSSNQVEILHDEIKKEVAQGNRVLVTTLTKKMAEDLTKFYADLGIKVKYMHSEIDAIERNQIIRGLRRGDFDVLIGINLLREGLDLPEVSLVAIMDADKEGFLRSETSLIQTMGRAARNAHGRVIMFADKIKQHQKVDSLEELEKIKDQITGSMYRAIKTTIKRRQKQKEYNEVHGIIPKTVKRRLDENLKSEDLDKLYERKRKTDKLPPKEKEKIIKELRKAMHEAAQKLEFEEAARLRDEIEKIKAL, encoded by the coding sequence TTGGCAAAGTTTCAAATGGTAACAGATATGCAGCCTGCAGGAGATCAACCCCAGGCAATAGAAAAACTTACTCTCTCTATCAAAGATGGCAATCGCTACCAAACACTCCTTGGAGTTACCGGGAGTGGCAAAACATATACAATGGCAAAAATTATTGAAAACCTGCAGATGCCTACACTCATTATGACACACAACAAGACTCTTGCAGCTCAACTCTATAGCGAATTTAAGCACTTTTTTCCAAAAAACCATGTGGAGTATTTCATCAGCTATTATGACTATTATCAGCCAGAAGCTTATCTCCCGCGTCAAGATCTCTTTATTGAAAAAGATAGCTCCATCAATGATGAGTTAGAGCGCCTACGTCTCAGTGCCACAGCAAGCTTGCTTGAGTACGATGATGTCATAGTTGTAGCCTCAGTGAGTGCAAACTACGGTCTTGGTAACCCGCATGAATATCGCAAGATGGTATTCAGATTTGAAGTAGGCAACGAGATTGGCCAAAGAGAACTCCTCTTTCGCCTTTTGGAGATGGGATATAAGCGTAATGATAAATTTTTTGATAGAGGAGATTTCCGTGTCCGCGGTGATGTGGTGGACATCTATCCAGCATACTTTGAAGATAAAGCTGTACGGGTTGAATTCTTTGGTGATGAGATAGAGTCAATTTATACATTTGATCCACTCACAAATGAGCGTATTGATGACATTGATTCATTTACTCTCTACTCTGCAAGTCAATTTATTGTAGGACAAAATCGTCTTGCAGAAGCTATTAAATCGATAGAAAAAGAGCTCGAAGAGAGACTAAAGTTTTTCAAAAAAGAGGAGAAACTCTTAGAGTATCAACGTCTGAAACAGCGCACGGAGTTTGACCTAGAGATGCTAGAGACTACAGGGACTTGCAAGGGAATAGAAAACTACTCACGTCACCTCACAGGCAAAAAACCGGGAGAGACTCCCTACTCACTTTTAGACTACTTTGAAGCAATGGGTAAGCCCTATCTTGTCATAGTTGATGAGTCACATGTTAGTCTCCCGCAGTTTCGTGGAATGTATGCCGGAGATAGAAGCCGTAAAGAAGTATTGGTAGAATATGGTTTTAGACTCCCAAGTGCACTGGATAACAGACCTTTAAAATTTGATGAATTTATCAACAAAGCTCCCCACTACCTCTTTGTCTCTGCCACTCCAGGAGAACTCGAGCTTCAACTCAGCGCTACTGTAGCACACCAAATCATCCGTCCTACCGGACTTCTTGATCCACTCGTAGAAGTTGCACCAAGCTCCAATCAAGTAGAAATCCTCCATGATGAAATCAAGAAAGAGGTAGCTCAAGGCAACAGGGTACTTGTAACAACACTTACAAAAAAAATGGCAGAAGATTTGACCAAATTTTATGCTGACCTTGGTATCAAGGTCAAATATATGCACTCAGAAATAGACGCGATTGAACGCAATCAGATTATCCGCGGTTTACGTAGAGGAGATTTTGACGTACTTATAGGTATCAACCTCTTGCGAGAAGGGCTGGATCTGCCAGAAGTAAGTCTCGTAGCCATTATGGATGCTGACAAAGAGGGTTTTTTGCGCAGTGAAACAAGTCTCATACAGACTATGGGAAGAGCTGCTAGAAATGCTCACGGTCGCGTGATAATGTTTGCAGACAAAATCAAACAGCATCAAAAAGTCGACTCGCTTGAAGAGCTTGAAAAAATCAAAGATCAGATCACCGGCTCCATGTATCGTGCTATCAAAACTACAATCAAGAGACGCCAAAAGCAAAAAGAGTACAATGAAGTTCATGGTATTATTCCAAAAACTGTCAAGCGACGCCTTGATGAAAACCTCAAGAGCGAAGATCTTGACAAACTCTATGAGCGGAAGAGAAAAACCGATAAACTCCCTCCAAAAGAGAAAGAGAAAATCATCAAGGAGCTACGCAAAGCTATGCATGAAGCGGCACAAAAGCTTGAGTTTGAAGAGGCTGCGCGGCTTAGAGACGAGATCGAAAAGATCAAGGCTCTATAG
- the zapB gene encoding cell division protein ZapB, whose translation MEHIDLMEKLSEKIEELLLKYETLKNENETLRKDYVTCKAQSEEKDKEIERLREELAQKNREIDEIIKKIETLVG comes from the coding sequence ATGGAGCACATTGATTTGATGGAGAAACTGAGTGAAAAGATAGAAGAGCTTCTATTAAAATATGAAACACTCAAAAATGAGAATGAAACTTTGCGCAAAGATTATGTAACATGCAAAGCTCAAAGTGAAGAGAAAGACAAAGAGATCGAACGCTTGCGTGAAGAGTTGGCGCAAAAAAATCGTGAAATTGATGAAATTATCAAAAAAATAGAGACACTGGTAGGATAG
- a CDS encoding type II secretion system protein has product MRRGGFTMIELIFVIVILGILAAVALPKFIGVTSQAKAGKAQAFVGTMNRTVFPTLWSKAMATGTDGDITQLKNASGSAMTLADLKDYIDLPDKLQDTSGTPLKNSSTALSNACGNGSGGSLPQFGQYDIGNAQVPIYCFEGNATNAPFLTFDASNVAEPNTTIPSNYLM; this is encoded by the coding sequence ATGAGACGTGGTGGTTTTACTATGATCGAGTTGATCTTCGTGATCGTAATCTTGGGTATTTTGGCAGCAGTTGCATTGCCAAAGTTCATCGGTGTGACAAGCCAGGCAAAAGCTGGTAAAGCACAAGCATTTGTTGGAACAATGAACAGAACAGTCTTTCCAACACTATGGAGTAAAGCAATGGCTACTGGTACAGATGGTGATATCACTCAGCTCAAGAATGCATCTGGTTCTGCAATGACATTGGCTGATCTTAAAGATTACATAGATTTACCAGACAAGCTTCAAGATACTTCAGGTACACCATTGAAAAATAGTTCAACTGCATTGTCAAATGCATGTGGTAATGGTAGTGGTGGTAGTTTACCTCAATTTGGTCAATATGACATTGGTAACGCGCAAGTTCCTATTTACTGCTTTGAAGGGAATGCTACAAATGCACCATTCTTGACATTTGATGCAAGTAATGTAGCAGAACCAAATACAACTATTCCTTCTAACTATCTCATGTAA
- a CDS encoding type II secretion system protein: MKKAFSLLEIIFVLLILGILAAISIPVYFQMQAQSAQTVAKAFAATLTRTTGHTLWAKSIFAGGEGSLKSDNDNNPSTFYGNNLNLYITIPQYFDKSSVNFDNCAKVGEVAQPFIAKNVEKGGEYNIFCRDGNKTDAPKFVSSKQSSYNF; encoded by the coding sequence ATGAAAAAAGCTTTTTCACTTCTAGAAATTATTTTTGTCTTACTTATATTAGGAATATTGGCTGCTATATCTATACCAGTCTATTTTCAGATGCAAGCACAATCTGCACAAACAGTAGCAAAAGCTTTTGCAGCAACTCTCACACGCACAACCGGCCATACGCTATGGGCAAAATCTATCTTTGCAGGTGGTGAGGGAAGTCTTAAAAGTGATAATGACAATAATCCATCGACCTTTTATGGAAATAATTTAAATCTCTACATTACAATACCGCAATATTTCGATAAAAGTTCGGTAAATTTTGACAATTGTGCTAAAGTAGGTGAAGTTGCACAGCCTTTTATAGCAAAAAATGTGGAAAAAGGCGGTGAATATAATATTTTCTGTCGTGATGGTAACAAAACAGATGCGCCTAAATTTGTCTCTTCAAAACAAAGCAGCTATAATTTCTAG
- a CDS encoding type II secretion system protein, which yields MKRAFTLIELLFVILAIGILASIAIPKFTGALNEAKLAEVKSTVTAVRSGLQVYKNKHILLGQSPYPNDLSGSSGLFEKVLPHPVAQDTQKGWEKVSNTLYKYHLDGNIIAFTYNPTNGSFDCDQNQSTISGICNNF from the coding sequence ATGAAACGAGCATTTACATTAATAGAACTACTCTTTGTAATCTTAGCAATTGGTATTTTGGCCTCAATTGCAATTCCAAAATTTACTGGTGCTCTCAATGAAGCGAAGCTTGCCGAAGTCAAATCTACCGTCACTGCTGTTCGCAGTGGATTGCAGGTGTATAAAAACAAGCATATTCTTCTTGGTCAATCTCCTTATCCAAATGATCTGAGCGGAAGTAGTGGGCTTTTTGAAAAAGTGCTACCACATCCTGTTGCTCAAGATACGCAAAAGGGATGGGAAAAGGTCTCAAATACTTTATATAAATACCATTTAGATGGCAATATTATAGCTTTTACATATAACCCAACCAACGGAAGCTTTGATTGTGACCAAAACCAATCAACTATTTCAGGAATTTGCAACAACTTTTGA
- a CDS encoding primosomal protein N' — protein sequence MQQLLMYYEVAIRNRPLTLTYTSTKSLSPGQICLVPLAKRRVEAVVLYEVDKPEFDCYEIEEISEHYFSPMQFDFAKFISQYYVAHISEALSLFVPFKKNVSLANNSELNLPPCKLSPKQLEALAFIQKHPVSLLFGQTGSGKTEIYIEYFKKIIQEGKEAIFLMPEIALTPQMQKRLEEVFGKSVVVWHSKLTKKKRQENLEKIYRKEAKIIAGPRSALFLPLQNLGLIVVDEEHDESYKAQSRPHINAKDIAVYMGKKLKIPVVLGSATPSVTSYYRYPSFELSRFKEAKKEFIFDNGRGISETILQNLKTVLENNKQALIFLPTRAHFKYLVCQECGEAVKCPYCDVGMSLHFDKNALVCHYCEFSEPILQQCPKCRSENLSAKRLGTAEVVNELKLLLPDAKIAQFDRDTITTQRKLESTLKAFAKKEIDILVGTQMLSKGHDYPDVALSVIMDIDYVLAQADYKARERAIALLLQIAGRAGRQSDARVIVQTKNRDFFASYLDYKKFLVDEIKLRKDRYPPFVRLAQLNFAHKSKKKAAEAMQEVLVRLQKFEEVEIVGSGPNIIEKIANKYRYHILLRSKSTKKLLEAIYASRNELCDVDMDPVQIG from the coding sequence TTGCAACAACTTTTGATGTACTATGAAGTAGCTATTCGCAACCGTCCTCTCACACTTACTTACACATCAACCAAATCCTTATCTCCTGGGCAAATATGTCTCGTGCCTCTTGCTAAGCGAAGAGTGGAAGCGGTGGTTTTATATGAAGTGGATAAACCAGAGTTTGATTGTTATGAGATAGAAGAGATATCAGAGCACTACTTCTCGCCTATGCAGTTCGATTTTGCCAAATTTATTTCACAATACTACGTAGCACACATCTCTGAAGCACTCTCGCTTTTTGTACCGTTTAAAAAAAATGTATCGCTTGCAAATAATAGCGAACTAAACCTTCCACCATGCAAGCTCTCACCCAAGCAGCTAGAAGCCCTTGCATTTATCCAAAAACATCCTGTATCTTTGCTTTTTGGACAAACGGGAAGTGGAAAGACAGAGATCTATATAGAGTATTTTAAAAAAATCATCCAAGAGGGAAAAGAGGCGATATTTTTGATGCCAGAGATCGCTCTGACTCCTCAGATGCAAAAGAGACTTGAAGAGGTTTTTGGCAAGAGTGTGGTTGTTTGGCATAGCAAACTCACAAAAAAGAAACGCCAAGAAAATTTAGAGAAGATCTATAGAAAAGAAGCCAAAATCATAGCGGGCCCTCGCAGCGCACTCTTTTTACCACTGCAAAATCTTGGCCTCATAGTTGTGGATGAAGAGCATGATGAGAGCTACAAAGCCCAAAGTCGTCCGCATATCAATGCAAAAGATATTGCAGTCTATATGGGAAAAAAGCTTAAAATCCCTGTGGTTTTAGGAAGCGCGACCCCAAGTGTTACGAGCTATTATCGTTATCCCTCTTTTGAGTTATCAAGATTTAAGGAAGCAAAAAAGGAGTTTATTTTTGATAATGGAAGAGGGATTAGTGAGACGATTCTTCAAAATCTCAAAACTGTTTTAGAGAACAACAAGCAAGCACTCATTTTTCTTCCGACTAGAGCACATTTTAAATATCTTGTATGCCAAGAGTGTGGAGAAGCTGTAAAGTGCCCCTACTGTGATGTAGGGATGAGCTTGCACTTTGATAAGAATGCGCTAGTGTGCCACTACTGTGAGTTTAGTGAGCCAATATTGCAGCAGTGTCCGAAGTGCAGAAGCGAAAACCTCAGTGCAAAGAGACTGGGGACAGCTGAAGTAGTAAATGAACTCAAACTTCTGCTCCCTGATGCCAAGATTGCACAATTTGATCGTGATACGATTACCACCCAGCGAAAACTCGAATCTACCCTCAAAGCTTTTGCCAAAAAAGAGATAGATATTCTCGTTGGAACGCAAATGCTCTCAAAAGGGCATGACTATCCCGATGTAGCTCTAAGTGTCATCATGGATATAGACTATGTGCTTGCACAAGCTGATTACAAAGCAAGAGAGAGAGCGATAGCACTATTGCTTCAAATTGCAGGACGTGCCGGGCGTCAAAGTGATGCAAGAGTCATAGTGCAGACTAAAAATCGTGATTTTTTTGCTAGCTATTTAGACTATAAGAAATTTTTGGTTGATGAGATAAAACTTCGTAAAGATCGCTATCCACCTTTTGTAAGACTTGCACAGCTCAATTTCGCTCACAAATCGAAAAAAAAAGCAGCTGAAGCAATGCAGGAGGTGCTTGTGCGTTTGCAAAAGTTTGAAGAAGTTGAGATAGTAGGATCTGGACCTAATATAATAGAGAAAATTGCCAATAAATACCGCTACCACATACTGCTGCGTAGCAAATCTACTAAAAAACTCCTTGAAGCAATCTACGCTAGCCGCAATGAGCTATGTGATGTGGATAT